The following proteins are co-located in the Siansivirga zeaxanthinifaciens CC-SAMT-1 genome:
- a CDS encoding DUF4294 domain-containing protein produces MKTFIRYIILFFPVFFFAQINEFEQDSTYILMEGDSIAQPIVNLPTVVILNKLTFKDLEARRRYLILKRKTIKVYPYAKLAADRLDSMTKRLASLKRNRDKRIYTKRIQKYIEGEFSDELKKLSRTEGQILVKLIHRQTGTTAFNLVKELRSGWRAFWYNTTASMFDISLKREFDPYNVQEDYLIEDILQRSFQNGTLQRQPSAVKYNFYDLNDKWLYKKNTD; encoded by the coding sequence ATGAAGACTTTTATAAGATATATAATTTTATTTTTTCCTGTTTTTTTCTTTGCACAAATCAATGAATTTGAGCAGGATTCTACTTATATCTTAATGGAAGGCGATAGTATTGCACAGCCCATAGTAAATTTGCCAACGGTTGTTATTTTAAACAAGCTTACGTTTAAAGATTTAGAGGCAAGAAGACGCTATTTAATTTTAAAAAGAAAAACAATTAAAGTTTATCCTTATGCGAAATTGGCTGCCGATCGTTTGGATTCTATGACCAAGCGTTTGGCGAGTTTAAAACGCAACCGAGATAAAAGAATTTATACCAAGCGCATACAGAAATATATTGAAGGTGAATTTTCAGATGAATTAAAGAAATTGAGTCGTACCGAAGGACAGATATTAGTTAAACTCATACACAGACAAACAGGTACAACGGCTTTTAATTTGGTTAAAGAGCTAAGAAGCGGGTGGCGGGCCTTTTGGTATAATACCACAGCGAGTATGTTTGATATTTCTTTAAAACGAGAATTCGATCCTTATAATGTCCAGGAAGATTATTTAATTGAAGATATTTTACAGCGTAGTTTTCAAAATGGTACGTTACAGCGACAGCCCTCGGCAGTGAAATATAATTTCTACGATTTAAACGATAAGTGGTTGTACAAAAAAAATACAGATTAA
- a CDS encoding amidohydrolase family protein: MIIDIHTHINNYHEDRVVSLEACLDKLIENMKANQVDYSLVLTSYKVNEHRPSTKQVVEAIKGYDNLGVVAGISYLNYNHRDLNEISGYLDQKLIKGLKFYPGYEPFYPNDKRLKVVYDMAIEYDVPVMFHSGDTYAPTGKIKYSHPIHIDDLAVDYPELKIVICHVGNPWIRDCMEVVYKNKNVHADISGLVLGNFSEKFERFMKKEIEEMITYAGDPNYLLYGTDWPISNMDSYLKFMEQLDLPQEKKELILWKNAVNLFKIDVDKLKSL; encoded by the coding sequence ATGATTATTGACATTCACACCCATATTAACAATTACCACGAAGACCGCGTTGTTTCACTTGAAGCTTGTTTAGACAAGCTTATAGAAAACATGAAAGCAAACCAAGTAGATTATTCGTTGGTGTTAACATCGTACAAAGTGAATGAACATAGACCCAGCACAAAACAAGTTGTTGAAGCCATTAAAGGTTACGATAATTTAGGTGTTGTAGCTGGCATTAGTTATTTAAATTACAACCACAGAGATCTTAACGAAATAAGCGGTTATTTAGATCAAAAACTTATTAAAGGTTTAAAATTTTATCCTGGTTACGAACCTTTTTATCCGAACGATAAGCGCTTAAAAGTGGTTTACGACATGGCTATTGAATACGATGTGCCTGTAATGTTTCATTCGGGAGATACGTATGCGCCAACAGGTAAAATAAAATACTCTCACCCGATTCATATAGACGATTTGGCTGTTGATTATCCCGAACTTAAAATTGTAATTTGCCACGTTGGCAACCCATGGATTCGCGATTGTATGGAAGTGGTTTACAAAAACAAGAATGTTCATGCCGACATTTCTGGCTTGGTGCTAGGTAATTTTTCTGAAAAATTTGAACGTTTCATGAAAAAAGAAATTGAAGAAATGATAACCTACGCCGGCGACCCTAACTATTTGTTATATGGCACCGACTGGCCTATTTCTAACATGGATTCGTATTTAAAATTTATGGAGCAGTTGGATTTACCGCAGGAGAAAAAAGAATTGATTTTATGGAAAAATGCCGTGAATTTATTTAAAATTGATGTCGATAAATTAAAATCGTTATAA
- a CDS encoding Crp/Fnr family transcriptional regulator, translating into MSIQPLIIYINNYISLSDKDIALLEDKLFIRKYLKGQYIVQQGDVCKYSCYVLEGCTKTFYLDKEGQEHILMFSIEDWWSSDIGSFITQSPADFNVQCLENTEVVVFAEDIIEELYEKIPALERFFRKIIEKAFVASQKRIVRNFSLTAKEQYLFFREQYPLIEQRIPQYMIASYLGITKEFLSKIKSQLIQEQ; encoded by the coding sequence ATATACATAAATAACTACATTAGTTTATCCGATAAAGATATTGCTTTATTAGAGGATAAATTATTCATTAGAAAGTATTTAAAAGGACAATATATTGTTCAACAGGGTGATGTTTGTAAATATTCTTGCTACGTTTTAGAAGGGTGTACCAAAACCTTTTATTTAGACAAAGAAGGCCAAGAACATATTTTAATGTTTTCCATTGAAGATTGGTGGTCTTCAGATATTGGTAGTTTTATTACACAGTCGCCTGCCGATTTTAACGTGCAATGTCTTGAAAATACCGAAGTTGTTGTTTTTGCAGAAGATATTATCGAAGAATTGTATGAAAAAATACCCGCTTTAGAACGCTTTTTTAGAAAAATAATTGAGAAAGCATTTGTAGCATCGCAAAAACGAATTGTAAGAAACTTTAGTCTTACTGCAAAAGAACAATATTTATTTTTCAGAGAACAGTATCCGCTTATAGAGCAACGTATTCCGCAATATATGATTGCTTCATACCTTGGTATTACCAAAGAATTTTTAAGCAAAATTAAAAGCCAGCTTATACAAGAGCAATAA
- a CDS encoding GNAT family N-acetyltransferase gives MMHITQATTKQAFSDIELLADTIWRDHYIPIVGKSQIDYMLDQFQTAKAIENQVQAGMSYFIMYLDNAAVGYFAIKPEETNMFLSKIYVLKTQRNKGIAKNAIHFILEQVKIKQLKGIRLTVNINNEIAIKAYKKLGFIITKPIVADIGNGFVMDDYEMVKSL, from the coding sequence ATGATGCATATAACACAAGCAACCACTAAACAAGCTTTCTCAGATATTGAATTATTAGCCGATACGATTTGGCGAGACCATTATATTCCTATAGTAGGTAAATCGCAAATAGATTATATGCTCGATCAATTTCAAACAGCAAAAGCAATTGAAAATCAGGTTCAAGCGGGCATGTCTTATTTTATAATGTACTTGGATAATGCTGCCGTTGGTTATTTCGCCATAAAACCAGAGGAAACCAACATGTTTTTAAGTAAAATTTACGTTTTAAAAACTCAAAGAAATAAGGGTATAGCAAAAAACGCAATTCATTTTATACTAGAACAAGTTAAAATTAAACAGCTAAAAGGTATACGGCTAACAGTTAATATAAACAATGAAATAGCCATTAAAGCTTATAAAAAACTAGGATTTATAATTACCAAACCCATAGTAGCCGATATTGGCAATGGCTTTGTTATGGACGATTACGAAATGGTAAAAAGCCTTTAA
- a CDS encoding SnoaL-like domain-containing protein translates to MHTLIEKISALNDMILQGKALEAFDEFYHDDVVMQENDTPEFVGKEINRKREEAFFAAITEFRCAKPLKIAIGENTTMVEWHFDYTHKDLGIRNFNQIAVQEWKDGKIIKEKFYYGS, encoded by the coding sequence ATGCACACATTAATCGAAAAAATTAGTGCTCTCAACGACATGATTTTACAAGGAAAAGCGCTTGAAGCATTTGACGAATTTTATCACGACGACGTAGTAATGCAAGAAAACGATACACCAGAATTTGTTGGGAAAGAAATTAATAGAAAAAGAGAAGAAGCGTTTTTTGCAGCCATAACAGAATTTAGATGCGCTAAGCCTTTAAAAATTGCCATTGGCGAAAATACGACCATGGTTGAGTGGCATTTTGATTATACTCACAAAGATTTAGGGATTAGAAATTTTAATCAAATTGCCGTTCAAGAATGGAAAGACGGAAAAATTATTAAAGAAAAATTTTATTACGGATCATAA
- the trhA gene encoding PAQR family membrane homeostasis protein TrhA yields MRVQSPFEEKLNATSHAVGALFGWIALVLLVVYNTEKSPFSLFSVIVYGASLIILFTASTLYHLVTDQKKKHFYRIVDHISIYLLIAGTYTPVLLITLPHSLGWLLFYIVWGIAAFGVVLKVFFTGKFSVFSTLLYLVMGWLIVFDFTNLSKALHPNAILLLFAGGLAYTGGIIFYAIEKIPFNHVIWHLFVLAGAVCHFFMIFFYVI; encoded by the coding sequence ATGCGGGTGCAATCGCCATTTGAAGAAAAATTAAATGCCACATCGCATGCTGTTGGTGCTCTTTTCGGATGGATTGCTTTAGTTTTATTGGTAGTTTATAACACAGAGAAATCACCTTTTAGTTTATTTAGTGTAATTGTATATGGTGCGTCGTTAATAATATTATTTACAGCCTCTACACTTTATCACTTGGTAACAGACCAAAAAAAGAAACACTTTTACCGCATTGTAGATCATATAAGTATTTACCTTTTAATAGCGGGCACCTATACACCAGTTTTGCTTATTACCTTGCCCCATAGCCTTGGTTGGCTGTTGTTTTACATTGTTTGGGGTATTGCAGCATTTGGGGTAGTTTTAAAAGTCTTTTTTACCGGGAAGTTTTCTGTGTTTTCAACCTTACTTTATTTAGTTATGGGTTGGTTAATTGTTTTCGATTTTACTAATTTAAGCAAGGCTCTGCACCCCAATGCTATTTTGTTATTATTTGCTGGCGGTTTAGCTTATACGGGTGGAATTATTTTTTACGCCATTGAAAAAATCCCTTTTAATCATGTTATTTGGCATTTGTTTGTTTTGGCGGGGGCTGTATGTCATTTTTTTATGATTTTCTTTTATGTAATTTAA
- a CDS encoding class I SAM-dependent methyltransferase, translating into MNTNTSNWFTSWFDTPFYHILYKDRDDSDAQFLMDNITNYLNIPEQGTILDLACGRGRHSVYLNTLGFDVTGADLSENSIAFAKQFENEHLHFVVHDMCKPFQKTFDAVFNLFTSFGYFENEIDNLNTIKAIKANLNDSGFAVIDFMNSEFVINNLVPEETKTIDGITFNLKRYVENGYIVKDISFNTEGEDYNFQERVKAFTLADFEALFEAADVYLLDVFGDYKLHKFSPKTSERLVMIFK; encoded by the coding sequence ATGAATACAAATACTTCTAATTGGTTTACTTCGTGGTTTGACACACCGTTTTACCATATTTTATATAAGGATAGAGACGATAGCGATGCGCAATTTTTAATGGATAACATTACAAATTACTTAAATATCCCCGAGCAAGGCACCATTTTAGACCTGGCTTGTGGTCGTGGCCGTCATTCGGTGTATTTAAATACCTTGGGTTTTGATGTTACGGGAGCCGATTTAAGTGAAAACAGCATTGCTTTTGCGAAACAATTTGAAAACGAACACTTGCATTTTGTGGTGCATGATATGTGTAAGCCGTTTCAAAAAACTTTTGATGCCGTTTTTAATTTGTTTACAAGTTTTGGGTATTTTGAAAATGAAATAGACAATTTAAACACGATTAAAGCCATTAAAGCCAATTTAAACGACTCTGGATTTGCTGTTATTGACTTTATGAATAGTGAATTTGTAATAAATAATTTAGTACCCGAAGAGACAAAAACCATTGATGGTATTACCTTTAATTTAAAGCGTTATGTTGAAAATGGCTATATTGTTAAAGATATTAGTTTTAATACTGAAGGTGAAGATTATAATTTTCAAGAGCGTGTAAAAGCCTTTACTTTAGCCGATTTTGAAGCGCTTTTTGAAGCTGCCGATGTCTATTTGTTAGATGTTTTTGGTGATTATAAATTGCATAAATTTAGCCCCAAAACATCGGAACGTTTGGTTATGATTTTTAAATAA
- a CDS encoding DUF4268 domain-containing protein, which produces MFSKEESRLLRQEFWTSFGKSFPTKWILYDTKLKGLSFKFHFDTKTALVALDLEDDLENRINYWEKLVALKSILIDEYLPDAIYEEAYFLENEKEISRIYVILDQKVSIHNKNTWRDVMEFFNVNMTLFEAFFNEYRDVIEG; this is translated from the coding sequence ATGTTTAGCAAAGAAGAATCTCGCTTATTACGTCAAGAATTTTGGACCAGTTTCGGGAAGTCGTTTCCAACAAAATGGATTTTATACGATACGAAACTTAAAGGTTTAAGTTTTAAATTTCATTTTGATACTAAAACAGCTCTTGTAGCCTTAGATCTCGAGGACGATCTAGAAAATCGCATAAATTATTGGGAGAAACTGGTCGCTTTAAAATCTATTTTAATAGACGAATATTTACCTGATGCCATATACGAAGAGGCGTATTTTTTAGAAAATGAAAAAGAAATTTCAAGAATTTACGTTATCCTCGACCAAAAAGTATCTATACACAACAAAAATACTTGGCGCGATGTTATGGAATTTTTTAATGTAAACATGACGCTTTTTGAAGCCTTTTTTAATGAATACAGAGATGTTATTGAAGGCTAA
- a CDS encoding DEAD/DEAH box helicase: MSFKKIIEPLKNNLIDQGVLKPNALQTQILSKIKGGTSMFVIAPKGSGKTTSMIISVINKLKHAFEDAPRALIFVKDKNEALELTQLFNYYKRGTDLRVYCAYEQKNIDAQRDEIYEGTDIVIATPKRLNAIFYLNGINLNKLQMFIVEDADFLFRNNHFAEVNRTPESIGKCQYLVFAENYDDRFDRWQDAFMFNSEIINF; encoded by the coding sequence ATGTCTTTTAAAAAAATAATAGAACCTCTTAAAAATAATTTGATAGATCAAGGTGTTTTAAAACCTAATGCGCTTCAAACTCAAATTTTATCAAAAATAAAAGGAGGCACAAGTATGTTTGTAATAGCACCCAAAGGCTCTGGAAAAACAACGAGTATGATAATTAGTGTTATTAATAAGCTAAAACATGCTTTTGAAGATGCGCCAAGGGCATTAATTTTTGTAAAAGACAAAAACGAAGCTTTAGAATTAACGCAGCTTTTTAACTACTACAAACGCGGTACCGATTTACGAGTGTATTGTGCCTACGAGCAAAAAAATATTGATGCGCAGCGCGATGAAATTTATGAAGGAACAGACATTGTAATTGCAACGCCCAAACGTTTAAATGCCATATTTTACCTTAACGGAATTAACTTAAATAAGCTGCAAATGTTTATTGTTGAAGATGCCGATTTTTTATTTAGAAACAACCATTTTGCCGAAGTAAACCGAACACCCGAAAGTATTGGTAAATGCCAGTATTTAGTGTTTGCCGAAAATTATGATGATCGTTTCGATCGTTGGCAAGATGCTTTTATGTTTAATTCTGAAATTATAAATTTTTAA
- a CDS encoding M42 family metallopeptidase, which yields MTKASILNEKSIDFLEKYLNNASPTGYEWTGQKLWMDYLKPYVDTFITDTYGTAVGVINPDAKYKVVIEGHADEISWYVNYISDNGLIYVIRNGGSDHQIAPSKIVNIHTKNGIVKGVFGWPAIHTRDKSNEQAPKPDNITIDVGAKDKEEVEKLGVHVGCVITYPDEFHILNGDKFVCRALDNRMGGFMIAEVARLLKENNKTLPFGLYITNSVQEEIGLRGAEMITQTIKPNVAIVTDVTHDTSTPMIEKKTQGDLEIGKGPVVAYAPAVQQKLRDLITETAEAKNIPFQRSALSRATGTDTDAFAYSNGGVASALISLPLRYMHTTVEMVHRDDVENVIKLIYESLLNIKDGETFSYFK from the coding sequence ATGACGAAAGCTAGTATTCTAAACGAAAAGTCGATAGACTTCCTAGAAAAATATTTAAATAATGCATCGCCAACAGGTTACGAATGGACCGGACAAAAGCTGTGGATGGATTACCTAAAACCATATGTAGATACTTTTATTACAGATACTTACGGCACTGCTGTTGGAGTTATAAATCCAGATGCAAAATATAAAGTTGTTATCGAGGGGCATGCCGATGAAATTTCATGGTATGTAAATTACATTTCAGACAACGGATTAATTTACGTGATTAGAAACGGCGGTAGCGACCACCAGATTGCCCCAAGTAAAATAGTTAACATTCACACTAAAAACGGCATTGTAAAAGGTGTTTTTGGCTGGCCTGCCATCCATACCCGAGATAAATCGAACGAGCAAGCACCAAAACCAGATAATATTACCATCGATGTTGGAGCTAAAGACAAAGAAGAAGTAGAAAAATTGGGTGTACACGTGGGTTGCGTGATCACGTATCCAGACGAATTTCACATTTTAAATGGCGACAAATTTGTATGCCGCGCCCTAGATAATCGCATGGGCGGCTTCATGATTGCCGAAGTAGCACGTTTACTTAAAGAAAACAATAAAACATTGCCTTTCGGGTTATACATTACCAACTCGGTACAAGAAGAAATTGGTTTACGAGGTGCCGAAATGATTACCCAAACCATCAAACCGAACGTCGCCATTGTTACCGATGTAACGCACGATACATCAACTCCAATGATTGAGAAAAAAACACAAGGCGATTTAGAAATTGGTAAAGGTCCCGTTGTGGCTTATGCCCCGGCAGTACAACAAAAATTACGCGATTTAATAACCGAAACTGCCGAAGCTAAAAACATTCCGTTTCAACGTTCTGCCCTGTCAAGAGCCACCGGCACAGACACCGATGCCTTTGCTTATAGCAATGGTGGCGTAGCCTCAGCGCTTATTTCATTACCGCTGCGTTACATGCATACCACCGTAGAAATGGTGCATCGCGACGACGTAGAAAACGTAATTAAATTAATTTACGAAAGTTTACTTAACATAAAAGACGGCGAAACTTTTAGTTATTTTAAATAA
- a CDS encoding ZIP family metal transporter, whose amino-acid sequence MNKFIFPILAVVIGFILASVTKKQKSINTKLLLSFSGSFLLALTLFELLPEVYEHLDSKFSGLYIMCGILLQIILELFSKGAEHGHVHIHNHEKAFPWLLFISLCIHSFLEGFAIHDHNDMVYGVLVHKIPIATLITMFLFQSHYKKSQIALFLLVFAIMTPLGTFISSTSEMVAHYSQVINAIVIGIFFHISTTILFESGEGHKFNLSKFISIIAGVGVAYLI is encoded by the coding sequence ATGAATAAATTTATTTTTCCTATACTGGCGGTTGTTATTGGTTTTATTTTAGCAAGTGTTACTAAAAAACAAAAATCGATAAACACGAAATTACTGCTTTCGTTTAGTGGTTCGTTTTTATTGGCGCTCACGCTTTTTGAATTACTACCAGAGGTTTACGAACATTTAGATAGTAAGTTTTCTGGTTTATATATTATGTGCGGTATTTTACTGCAAATTATTCTAGAACTTTTCTCGAAAGGCGCCGAACACGGTCATGTGCACATACACAACCACGAAAAAGCGTTTCCTTGGCTGTTGTTTATTAGTTTGTGTATTCACAGCTTCTTAGAAGGTTTCGCTATTCACGACCATAACGACATGGTGTATGGTGTTTTGGTGCATAAAATTCCTATTGCTACTTTAATAACGATGTTTTTGTTTCAGTCGCATTACAAGAAATCGCAGATTGCTTTATTTTTGTTGGTTTTTGCTATTATGACGCCTCTAGGAACTTTTATTTCAAGTACTTCTGAAATGGTAGCCCATTATTCTCAAGTTATTAATGCCATAGTTATTGGTATATTTTTTCATATATCTACCACTATTTTATTTGAAAGTGGCGAAGGCCATAAATTTAACTTGTCGAAATTTATTTCTATAATAGCCGGTGTTGGTGTTGCTTATTTAATTTAA
- a CDS encoding YceI family protein: MKKLIKNLAAVAIVAFATFSFTTIVKEKKEIKIDESKVVWKGYKVTGSHEGTIALESGSLSFEGDKLVGGEFVIDMTTINSTDLQGEYKDKLDGHLKSDDFFGVTKHPKASLVFTKVKASGKNAYEVTGDLTIKGKTHPVSFVISIYGNKATTSLKVDRTKYDVRYGSTSFFDGLKDKAIYDEFDLVADLQF; encoded by the coding sequence ATGAAAAAATTAATTAAAAATTTAGCAGCAGTAGCAATTGTAGCATTTGCAACATTTTCTTTTACAACCATCGTAAAAGAGAAAAAAGAAATTAAAATAGATGAAAGCAAAGTTGTTTGGAAAGGTTATAAAGTAACAGGTTCACACGAAGGAACCATTGCTTTAGAGTCTGGTTCTTTATCTTTTGAAGGAGATAAATTAGTAGGAGGTGAGTTTGTTATCGATATGACCACTATAAACTCTACAGATTTACAAGGTGAGTACAAAGATAAATTAGATGGTCATTTAAAGTCAGATGATTTCTTTGGTGTAACAAAACACCCAAAAGCAAGTTTAGTTTTTACTAAAGTAAAAGCTTCAGGAAAAAATGCTTACGAAGTAACGGGCGATTTAACTATTAAAGGTAAAACACACCCAGTATCGTTTGTAATTTCAATTTACGGAAATAAAGCAACTACATCATTAAAAGTTGATAGAACAAAATACGATGTACGTTACGGGTCTACAAGCTTTTTCGATGGTTTAAAAGATAAGGCTATTTACGATGAATTCGATTTAGTAGCTGATTTACAGTTTTAA
- a CDS encoding acyloxyacyl hydrolase — protein MKNRFLAVVFTTLFSFAFNFTSFAQFKKENLKIGISYGTGSQNKFPFNLASYSHTVTFYKGVVNYKLSEKGRWTFETNIEPSYNVAEHQLLNKFFIKPTEPDYQEKQDLFTQKRTIKEYVLNCGLIARYTIYKSVSVYALGSVGPMISDKETERLAKGFAFSDIFGLGVSYGIDNIQLDARCSVRHTSNLETKQPNNGHNTTNIEFSILYNL, from the coding sequence ATGAAAAACAGATTCTTAGCGGTTGTTTTTACAACTCTTTTTTCATTTGCTTTTAATTTTACCTCGTTTGCTCAATTTAAAAAAGAAAACCTAAAAATTGGTATTTCTTATGGTACAGGCTCACAAAATAAATTTCCTTTTAATTTAGCTAGTTATTCGCATACGGTAACTTTTTATAAGGGGGTAGTAAATTATAAATTATCAGAAAAAGGACGATGGACCTTTGAAACCAACATCGAGCCAAGTTACAATGTGGCCGAGCACCAACTTTTAAATAAGTTTTTTATAAAACCTACAGAACCTGATTATCAGGAAAAACAAGATCTATTTACTCAAAAAAGAACTATTAAGGAATATGTTCTTAATTGCGGATTAATTGCCAGATATACCATTTACAAGTCGGTTAGTGTTTATGCTTTAGGAAGTGTAGGTCCTATGATTTCAGATAAAGAAACCGAGCGTTTGGCAAAAGGTTTTGCCTTTTCAGATATTTTTGGTTTGGGGGTGTCTTATGGTATTGATAATATTCAACTTGATGCCAGATGTTCTGTTAGACATACTTCTAATTTGGAAACGAAACAACCAAACAATGGACACAATACAACAAACATCGAGTTTTCAATTTTATACAATCTTTAA
- a CDS encoding NUDIX hydrolase, whose translation MDEYIDLVDKHGNPLGTSELKSVIHQKGYYHHTAHIWLYTKNGYVLLSQRSAKKSICPLLWDVSVAGHIDAGETIKQAAIRETQEEIGLTILEGQLKRVGVFPCFQTYDSGIIDNEFHNTFIAELNTPITALKVQEEEVEALKLISISKFQNLIDTIGASNHFIPSNKNYYQIVLDTIKKEVNK comes from the coding sequence ATGGACGAATACATAGATCTTGTTGATAAACACGGAAATCCCTTAGGAACAAGTGAACTAAAATCTGTGATTCACCAAAAAGGATATTACCATCATACGGCGCATATTTGGTTATACACCAAAAACGGATACGTTTTACTCTCGCAACGTTCGGCAAAAAAAAGTATTTGTCCGTTACTTTGGGATGTCTCGGTAGCTGGCCATATTGATGCTGGAGAAACAATAAAACAAGCCGCCATAAGAGAAACCCAAGAAGAAATTGGATTAACCATTTTAGAAGGCCAGTTAAAACGCGTAGGTGTTTTTCCTTGTTTTCAAACGTACGACAGCGGTATTATCGATAATGAATTTCATAATACGTTTATAGCCGAACTTAACACACCTATAACCGCATTAAAAGTACAAGAGGAAGAAGTCGAAGCTTTAAAATTAATATCTATATCCAAATTTCAAAATTTAATAGATACCATTGGCGCGAGCAATCATTTTATTCCTTCTAATAAAAACTATTATCAAATTGTATTAGACACGATTAAAAAGGAAGTTAATAAATGA
- a CDS encoding PrsW family intramembrane metalloprotease — translation MNLLLLAVTPIFIVILYIYYKDKYEKEPRRLLLYNFLLGPIVSIIITMIMYYGFNIILPLPDRTSVIQQFIRAFFVVGFTEEFSKYIIVKFYSQAKADFNEPFDGIVYAVMVSMGFAATENIMYVLQGGYYVGILRAFTAVPAHATFGILMGYFVGKAKFSKNRVVLNITGLLLAILFHGAYDFFLFINFIPGISTGAFVSLFISILLSRKAIKKHQDNSNFRI, via the coding sequence ATGAATCTGCTCCTTCTTGCCGTTACACCCATATTTATAGTTATTCTCTATATTTACTACAAAGATAAATACGAAAAAGAACCTCGAAGATTACTGCTATATAATTTTTTATTAGGCCCCATTGTAAGCATCATAATAACGATGATTATGTATTATGGTTTTAATATTATTTTACCATTACCAGACCGAACCAGTGTTATACAACAATTTATTAGAGCGTTTTTTGTTGTTGGCTTCACCGAAGAATTTAGTAAATATATTATTGTTAAATTTTATTCCCAAGCTAAAGCAGACTTTAACGAACCCTTCGATGGTATTGTTTACGCCGTCATGGTTTCAATGGGTTTTGCTGCCACAGAAAACATAATGTACGTGTTACAAGGCGGATATTATGTGGGTATATTACGTGCTTTTACAGCTGTTCCTGCGCATGCAACCTTTGGAATTCTTATGGGCTATTTTGTTGGTAAGGCTAAATTTTCTAAAAACAGAGTCGTACTAAACATAACAGGTTTACTGCTCGCAATATTATTTCACGGTGCTTACGACTTTTTCTTGTTTATAAATTTTATTCCTGGCATTTCTACAGGAGCTTTTGTTTCGTTATTTATAAGCATTTTACTTTCTAGAAAAGCTATAAAGAAACATCAGGATAATTCGAATTTTAGAATTTAA